In one window of Sandaracinaceae bacterium DNA:
- a CDS encoding KR domain-containing protein, translating to MERDIAIVGMAARVPGAQTPAELWKNLVGGVESIRQYTDEELLQKGERPELLRDPRYVRAAAPLAGLPNFDGEFFGFSPKDCAIMDPQHRHFLECAWEALENAAHPPERFGGPVGVFAGCGMGSYFYVNVCSQAELVRDVGLFLLRHTGNDKDFLSTRVSYLLDLAGPAINVQTACSTSLVATHLAVQSLLARECDMALAGGVTIELPHERGYLYHEGEVLSPDGHCHAFDHRGQGTVFGSGVGVVVLRRLGDALDDGDVIHAVIRGTAVNNDGAKKVNYLAPSVDGQAACVVEALGVAGVPARSVEYIECHGTGTALGDPIEVEALTQGFRTQTEERGFCQLGSIKTNIGHLDTAAGVIGLIKATLALKHAQIPPSLGYEKPNPAIDFESSPFRVASQLSAWPAPAQHPRRAAVNSLGVGGTNAHVVLQEPPGLPEPEPPKRTTQLITLSARTRSSLDAQSQRLAAHLLDHAQRQEAGDGADEPSELSLADVAFTLHHGRRAFGERRVLAASSLREAAELLQAGDPQRVFTHTALRGTTESGAPHVAFLLPGGGAQYARMTAGLFEHEPVFREHMERGLELLRTRHQLDLAPLLYPAAGDEARAQSELDARMDRQLPAIFLTSVAMARTFEHYGVTASAYLGHSAGENTAAHLSGVMSLEDCLGLVMLRAQLFMQTEPGAMLSVTLPEAELRALLPDTLELAVVNGPEACVVSGEPGAIAALEASLAAREDVETQRLAIPVAAHSRLLDPILERFGAYLRSITLSPPRVSFLSNRSGTWITDAEATDPAYWVSHLRSAVRFADNVDALLQRGPSVLLEVGPGRTLSSLARQHGAFRSGGHQAFASVRHKDEAVSDAHYLTACLGRLWATGAELDWGQLWPGELRSRVELPTYAWDHKPYFIEPAAPARVAEESALEKLPDVRDWGFVPRFKPSLVDLPLADDGLLDEGSTGAGAEGAQQTHLIFMDRGGVGQRLRARLQAAGQRVVAVYEGDAFHYRGDDEYTLSPERGREGYASLIQDLVERGRTPERVAHLWLLELSEEFRPGSSLFHHHLERGFFSLFFLAKALIDASLPGVHLSVVGNGLLRVGADEAPPHPQKSTVLGPVKVLSRELEGATARLIDVTLPTQRAQLFGGSLRAGLLDPFGGKRRVEQALDTLSERLFDELRATAGDEVVALRGDKRLTQVFVPRALAPVGDAPKPSAAAASATKNGAGSAAHAESPAAALTPETLPAALRERGVYLITGGLGGLGLTVSQYLARTCHARLALLGRTPLPPREQWDTWIAQHGADERSSRRMQRVLELEAAGAEVLLLTGDVTNADEVRAALAAVDQRFSALHGVFHAAGELDDDLIALKTLESVEHVFAPKIQGTRILHELTRERGLDFLLLFSSTSTATAPAGQVDYVAANAFLDAFAESERAQGHPVTSLHWGIWSDVGMAAEPARVRAHAPVGTPIGQQPTHPWLSARVSDGRGESTLRGTLAPARHWLLDGHRTLGGRALVPGTGFVELARAALRAYGEEGPFEIEDLFFVRPFAVADGEARDLHVKLRPSERGYRFEVRGQVHVGGREGTVLVAQAHLALRPEPPRAALDTAALQALQARCDRAHQGPDSAGLRTPQEAHLRFGPRWRVLHEAHLGATEGLARLALPPAFAGEVAELGLHPALLDIATGWAMPLIEGYGAEALYVPVAYERARVYADLTPQLLSWVRTPVPNHADAEFAFFDVTLMDPSGRVLMEVERLGLRRMTPGPDFAQGERVAPADVAFDEEHGAQAPSPGELQRDRLLARGIGTTEGQDALGRVLQLLGLGGSSDAARKAPAQIFVSSMDLPTLVRESGVSAGGETAGGGLELARPDLGVDYLAPRDEVEKTLVGFWQELLGVDQVGVQDSFFDLGGHSLLAVRLFAKIKAAYRVEFPISVLFEAPTIERCALLVKERLAERGVSADGAASEGGSGKAAHAPRYTHLVPMHTGDGGPKTPFFLVAGMFGNVLNLRHLAHLVGTDRRFYGLQARGLYGEQAPHETFEEMAAAYIEELKSVQPRGPYFLGGFSGGGITAYEIARQLEAQGDEVALLVMLDTPVPMPPADLSVRDRVLIQRAELRAKGPAYVAEWVERRAAWELGKLRRRFESATPDSTPEKFHDEAIEQAFRRALERYEVRARPAAELHLFRPVLPVAYDLGNGRRINHERSYVYEDNGWSPYVRAVHVSEVPGDHDSMVLEPNVRVLARQLRAVVEAAENQLRRAR from the coding sequence ATGGAGCGCGACATCGCCATCGTCGGGATGGCGGCGCGCGTGCCCGGGGCGCAGACCCCCGCCGAGCTGTGGAAGAACCTGGTGGGCGGGGTCGAGTCCATAAGGCAGTACACGGACGAGGAGCTGCTGCAGAAGGGCGAGCGCCCGGAGCTGCTGCGCGACCCCCGCTACGTGCGCGCGGCGGCGCCTCTCGCCGGCCTGCCGAACTTCGACGGAGAGTTCTTCGGCTTCAGCCCGAAGGACTGCGCCATCATGGACCCGCAGCACCGGCACTTCCTCGAGTGCGCGTGGGAGGCGCTCGAGAACGCCGCGCACCCGCCCGAGCGCTTCGGTGGCCCGGTGGGCGTGTTCGCGGGCTGCGGCATGGGCAGCTACTTCTACGTGAACGTGTGCTCGCAGGCCGAGCTGGTGCGCGACGTGGGGCTCTTCCTGCTGCGCCACACGGGCAACGACAAGGACTTTCTCTCCACGCGGGTGAGCTACCTGCTGGACCTGGCCGGGCCCGCCATCAACGTGCAGACCGCCTGCTCCACCTCGCTGGTGGCCACGCACCTCGCCGTGCAGAGCCTGCTCGCTCGGGAGTGCGACATGGCGCTGGCGGGGGGGGTGACGATCGAGCTGCCGCACGAGCGGGGCTACCTGTACCACGAGGGCGAGGTGCTCTCGCCGGACGGGCACTGCCACGCGTTCGATCACCGCGGGCAGGGCACCGTGTTCGGCTCGGGCGTGGGCGTGGTGGTGCTGCGCCGCCTGGGCGACGCGCTGGACGACGGCGACGTGATCCACGCGGTCATCCGCGGCACGGCCGTGAATAACGACGGCGCGAAGAAGGTGAACTACCTGGCGCCCAGCGTGGACGGACAGGCCGCGTGCGTGGTGGAGGCGCTGGGCGTGGCGGGTGTTCCTGCGCGCAGCGTGGAGTACATCGAGTGCCACGGGACGGGCACCGCGCTGGGCGACCCGATCGAGGTCGAGGCGCTGACGCAGGGCTTCCGCACGCAGACCGAGGAGCGCGGCTTCTGCCAGCTGGGCTCCATCAAGACCAACATCGGGCACCTGGACACGGCCGCGGGGGTGATCGGCCTGATCAAGGCCACGCTGGCTCTGAAGCACGCACAGATCCCGCCCTCGCTCGGCTACGAGAAGCCCAACCCGGCCATCGACTTCGAGAGCTCGCCCTTCCGCGTGGCCAGCCAGCTCAGCGCGTGGCCAGCGCCCGCACAGCACCCGCGTCGCGCGGCGGTGAACTCGCTCGGCGTGGGCGGCACCAACGCGCACGTGGTCTTGCAGGAGCCGCCGGGCCTGCCCGAGCCCGAGCCGCCCAAGCGCACGACGCAGCTCATCACGCTGTCGGCGCGCACGCGCAGCAGCCTCGACGCGCAGAGCCAGCGCCTGGCCGCGCACCTCTTGGACCACGCACAGCGCCAAGAGGCGGGCGACGGCGCAGACGAGCCCTCCGAGCTGAGCCTGGCCGACGTGGCCTTCACGCTGCACCACGGGCGGCGCGCCTTCGGTGAGCGACGCGTGCTGGCGGCCAGCAGCCTGCGCGAGGCGGCCGAGCTGCTGCAGGCGGGCGACCCCCAGCGCGTGTTCACGCACACGGCGCTGCGTGGCACCACGGAGAGCGGCGCGCCGCACGTGGCGTTCCTGCTGCCGGGCGGCGGGGCGCAGTACGCGCGCATGACGGCGGGGCTGTTCGAGCACGAGCCGGTGTTCCGCGAGCACATGGAGCGCGGGCTCGAGCTGCTGCGCACGCGGCACCAGCTGGACCTCGCGCCGCTGCTCTACCCGGCGGCGGGCGACGAAGCGCGCGCGCAGTCCGAGCTGGACGCGCGCATGGACCGGCAGCTGCCGGCCATCTTCCTCACCAGCGTGGCCATGGCGCGCACCTTCGAGCACTACGGCGTGACCGCCAGCGCGTACCTGGGGCACAGCGCCGGCGAGAACACCGCCGCGCACCTCTCGGGCGTGATGAGCCTCGAGGACTGCCTGGGCTTGGTGATGCTGCGCGCCCAGCTGTTCATGCAGACCGAGCCGGGCGCGATGCTGTCGGTGACGCTTCCCGAGGCGGAGCTGCGCGCGCTGCTGCCGGACACGCTGGAGCTGGCCGTGGTGAACGGGCCCGAGGCGTGCGTGGTGTCCGGCGAGCCGGGAGCCATCGCGGCGCTCGAGGCGAGCCTTGCGGCGCGCGAAGACGTGGAGACGCAGCGCCTGGCCATCCCGGTGGCCGCGCACTCGCGGCTCTTGGACCCGATCTTGGAGCGCTTCGGCGCGTACCTGCGCAGCATCACGCTCTCGCCGCCGCGCGTGTCGTTCCTGTCGAACCGCAGCGGCACGTGGATCACCGACGCCGAGGCCACCGACCCGGCCTACTGGGTGAGCCACCTGCGCTCGGCCGTGCGCTTCGCCGACAACGTGGACGCGCTGCTGCAGCGGGGCCCGAGCGTGCTGCTGGAGGTGGGCCCGGGCCGCACGCTCAGCTCACTGGCGCGGCAGCACGGCGCGTTCCGCAGCGGCGGACACCAGGCCTTCGCGTCGGTGCGGCACAAGGACGAGGCCGTCTCGGACGCGCACTACCTCACGGCGTGCCTCGGGCGGCTGTGGGCCACGGGGGCGGAGCTGGACTGGGGCCAGCTGTGGCCGGGGGAGCTGCGCTCGCGCGTGGAGCTGCCCACCTACGCGTGGGACCACAAGCCGTACTTCATCGAGCCGGCGGCGCCCGCGCGCGTGGCGGAGGAGAGCGCGCTCGAGAAGCTGCCCGACGTGCGCGACTGGGGCTTCGTGCCGCGCTTCAAGCCTTCGCTGGTGGACCTGCCGCTGGCGGACGACGGGCTCCTGGACGAGGGCTCGACGGGAGCTGGAGCGGAAGGTGCGCAGCAGACGCACCTGATCTTCATGGACCGCGGCGGCGTGGGCCAGCGGCTGCGCGCGCGGCTGCAGGCGGCTGGGCAGCGGGTGGTGGCCGTGTACGAGGGCGACGCGTTCCACTACCGCGGCGACGACGAGTACACGCTCAGCCCAGAGCGCGGGCGCGAAGGCTACGCCTCGCTCATCCAAGACCTGGTGGAGCGCGGACGCACACCGGAGCGCGTCGCGCACCTGTGGCTGCTGGAGCTGAGCGAGGAGTTCCGCCCCGGGTCCAGCTTGTTCCACCACCACTTGGAGCGCGGATTCTTCAGCCTGTTCTTCCTGGCCAAGGCGCTCATCGACGCGAGCCTCCCCGGCGTGCACCTGAGCGTGGTCGGCAACGGGCTCCTGCGCGTGGGCGCGGACGAGGCGCCGCCGCACCCGCAGAAGAGCACCGTGCTGGGGCCCGTGAAGGTGCTCTCGCGCGAGCTGGAGGGGGCCACGGCGCGCTTGATCGACGTGACCCTGCCGACGCAGCGCGCCCAGCTGTTCGGGGGCTCGCTGCGCGCGGGCCTGCTGGACCCGTTCGGCGGCAAGCGGCGCGTGGAGCAGGCGCTGGACACGCTCAGCGAGCGCCTGTTCGACGAGCTGCGCGCGACGGCGGGCGACGAGGTCGTCGCGCTGCGCGGGGACAAGCGGTTGACGCAGGTGTTCGTGCCGCGCGCGCTTGCTCCTGTGGGCGACGCGCCAAAGCCGAGCGCGGCCGCCGCGAGCGCCACGAAGAACGGTGCGGGCTCGGCCGCTCACGCCGAGTCCCCGGCCGCCGCGCTCACCCCCGAGACGCTACCTGCCGCGCTGCGCGAGCGCGGCGTGTACCTGATCACGGGCGGCCTCGGCGGGCTCGGCCTGACCGTCAGCCAGTACCTGGCGCGCACGTGTCACGCGCGCCTCGCGCTCTTGGGGCGCACGCCCCTGCCCCCGCGCGAGCAGTGGGACACCTGGATCGCGCAGCACGGCGCCGACGAGCGCAGCAGCCGGCGCATGCAGCGCGTGCTGGAGCTGGAAGCGGCGGGCGCCGAGGTGCTGCTGCTCACGGGCGACGTCACCAACGCGGACGAGGTGCGCGCCGCGCTCGCGGCCGTGGACCAGCGCTTCTCTGCGCTGCACGGCGTGTTCCACGCCGCCGGCGAGCTGGACGACGACCTCATCGCGCTGAAGACGCTCGAGAGCGTGGAGCACGTGTTCGCGCCCAAGATCCAGGGCACGCGCATCCTGCACGAGCTCACGCGCGAGCGCGGGCTCGACTTCCTGCTGCTGTTCAGCTCCACCTCGACGGCCACCGCCCCCGCCGGGCAGGTGGACTACGTGGCGGCCAACGCGTTCCTGGACGCCTTCGCCGAGAGCGAGCGCGCGCAGGGACACCCCGTGACCTCGCTGCACTGGGGCATCTGGAGCGACGTGGGCATGGCGGCCGAGCCGGCCCGCGTGCGCGCCCACGCGCCCGTCGGCACGCCCATCGGACAGCAGCCGACGCACCCGTGGCTGAGCGCGCGCGTGAGCGACGGGCGCGGCGAGTCCACCCTGCGCGGCACGCTCGCCCCCGCGCGGCACTGGCTGCTGGACGGGCACCGCACGCTCGGTGGGCGCGCGCTCGTGCCGGGCACGGGCTTCGTCGAGCTGGCGCGGGCGGCGCTCCGTGCGTATGGCGAAGAAGGCCCCTTCGAGATCGAGGACCTCTTCTTCGTGCGCCCCTTCGCCGTGGCCGACGGCGAGGCGCGCGACCTGCACGTGAAGCTGCGCCCGAGCGAGCGCGGTTACCGCTTCGAGGTACGCGGGCAGGTGCACGTCGGCGGGCGCGAGGGCACGGTGCTGGTGGCGCAGGCCCACCTGGCGCTGCGGCCGGAGCCCCCGCGAGCCGCGCTGGACACGGCCGCGCTGCAGGCGCTCCAGGCGCGCTGTGACCGTGCTCACCAGGGGCCGGACAGCGCCGGGCTGCGCACGCCCCAAGAGGCGCACCTGCGCTTCGGCCCGCGCTGGCGCGTGCTGCACGAGGCGCACCTGGGGGCCACCGAGGGCCTGGCGCGTCTCGCGTTGCCGCCCGCCTTTGCCGGCGAGGTCGCGGAGCTGGGGCTGCACCCGGCGCTGCTCGACATCGCCACCGGCTGGGCCATGCCGCTCATCGAGGGCTACGGGGCGGAGGCCCTCTACGTGCCCGTGGCCTACGAGCGCGCGCGTGTGTATGCGGACCTCACCCCGCAGTTGCTGAGCTGGGTGCGCACACCCGTGCCCAACCACGCCGACGCCGAGTTCGCGTTCTTCGACGTGACGTTGATGGACCCGAGCGGGCGCGTGCTGATGGAGGTCGAGCGCCTCGGCCTGCGGCGCATGACGCCGGGCCCGGACTTCGCGCAGGGCGAGCGCGTGGCCCCCGCCGACGTGGCCTTCGACGAGGAGCACGGCGCGCAGGCCCCCTCCCCCGGCGAGCTGCAGCGCGATCGGCTCTTGGCGCGCGGCATCGGCACCACAGAAGGGCAAGACGCGCTCGGCCGCGTGCTCCAGCTGCTGGGGCTGGGGGGTTCGTCAGACGCGGCGCGCAAGGCGCCCGCGCAGATCTTCGTGAGCTCCATGGACCTGCCCACGCTGGTGCGTGAGAGCGGCGTGAGCGCGGGCGGTGAGACGGCCGGCGGCGGGCTCGAGCTGGCGCGCCCGGACCTGGGCGTGGACTATCTGGCCCCGCGCGACGAGGTGGAGAAGACGCTCGTGGGCTTCTGGCAGGAGCTGCTGGGCGTGGACCAGGTGGGCGTGCAGGACAGCTTCTTCGACCTGGGCGGCCACTCGCTCTTGGCGGTGCGCCTGTTCGCCAAGATCAAGGCCGCGTACCGCGTGGAGTTCCCCATCTCGGTGCTGTTCGAGGCGCCCACCATCGAGCGCTGTGCGCTGCTGGTGAAGGAGCGCCTGGCCGAGCGCGGCGTGTCTGCCGACGGCGCCGCAAGCGAGGGCGGCAGCGGCAAGGCCGCGCACGCCCCCCGCTATACGCACCTGGTGCCCATGCACACCGGCGACGGCGGGCCCAAGACGCCCTTCTTCCTGGTGGCGGGCATGTTCGGCAACGTGCTCAACCTGCGGCACCTGGCGCACCTGGTGGGCACCGACCGGCGCTTCTACGGACTGCAGGCGCGCGGGCTGTACGGCGAACAGGCGCCGCACGAGACCTTCGAGGAGATGGCCGCGGCCTACATCGAGGAGCTCAAGAGCGTGCAGCCGCGCGGGCCATACTTCCTGGGCGGCTTCTCGGGCGGCGGCATCACCGCCTACGAGATCGCGCGGCAGCTGGAGGCGCAGGGCGACGAGGTGGCGCTGCTGGTGATGCTGGACACGCCCGTGCCCATGCCCCCCGCCGACCTGAGCGTGCGCGACCGTGTGCTCATCCAGCGCGCCGAGCTGCGCGCCAAGGGCCCAGCCTACGTGGCCGAGTGGGTGGAGCGTCGCGCCGCGTGGGAGCTGGGCAAGCTGCGCCGCCGCTTCGAGAGCGCCACGCCCGACAGCACGCCGGAGAAGTTCCACGACGAGGCCATCGAGCAAGCCTTCCGGCGCGCGCTCGAGCGCTACGAGGTGCGCGCACGCCCCGCGGCCGAGCTGCACCTGTTCCGGCCCGTGCTGCCCGTGGCGTACGACCTGGGCAACGGCCGGCGCATCAACCACGAGCGCTCGTACGTGTACGAGGACAACGGCTGGAGCCCGTACGTGCGCGCGGTGCACGTGAGCGAGGTGCCGGGCGACCACGACTCGATGGTGCTGGAGCCCAACGTGCGCGTGCTGGCCCGCCAGCTGCGCGCCGTGGTCGAGGCGGCCGAGAACCAGCTGCGGAGGGCGCGATGA
- a CDS encoding glycosyltransferase family 2 protein, giving the protein MKVLCVVLNYKTASMTLDAVRAARVALEGVSHRIDVVDNDSQDGSFEQLSAAAREAGWDDVRVVQSGHNGGFGAGNNVALRAALREAEPPEFLYILNSDAFPAPDAIKALVTFMEAHPRAGIAGSFIHGPEGDPHLTAFRFPSVASEALSGFRLGALQRLLPEREVPVHPMPSTTQRVEWLAGASMMFRRELLQEIGLFDETFFLYFEETDLCRRAMLAGWECWYVVESRVAHIGSVSTGMKNKARPMPRYWFDSRRHYFTKNHGAAYTWAANVVHAAGLASFKARARVQRKADTDPVHFLRDFVRYNFVERPPR; this is encoded by the coding sequence ATGAAGGTCTTGTGCGTGGTGCTCAACTACAAGACGGCCAGCATGACGCTGGACGCCGTGCGCGCCGCGCGCGTGGCCCTCGAAGGCGTATCCCACCGCATCGACGTGGTGGACAACGACTCGCAGGACGGCTCCTTCGAGCAGCTGAGCGCCGCCGCGCGCGAGGCCGGCTGGGACGACGTGCGCGTGGTGCAGAGCGGCCACAACGGCGGCTTCGGGGCGGGCAACAACGTGGCCCTGCGCGCCGCCCTGCGCGAGGCCGAGCCCCCCGAGTTCCTGTACATCCTCAACTCGGACGCCTTCCCCGCTCCGGACGCCATCAAGGCGCTCGTCACGTTCATGGAGGCGCACCCGCGCGCAGGCATCGCCGGCAGCTTCATCCACGGCCCCGAGGGCGACCCGCACCTGACCGCCTTCCGCTTCCCCAGCGTGGCCAGCGAGGCCCTGAGCGGCTTCCGCCTGGGTGCCCTCCAACGCCTGCTGCCGGAGCGCGAGGTGCCCGTGCACCCCATGCCCAGCACCACCCAGCGCGTGGAATGGCTGGCCGGCGCGTCCATGATGTTCCGCCGCGAGCTGCTCCAAGAGATCGGCCTCTTCGACGAGACCTTCTTCCTCTACTTCGAAGAGACCGACCTCTGCCGCCGCGCCATGCTCGCCGGCTGGGAGTGCTGGTACGTCGTCGAGAGCCGCGTGGCCCACATCGGGAGCGTCTCCACCGGCATGAAGAACAAGGCGCGCCCCATGCCTCGCTACTGGTTCGACAGCCGCCGCCACTACTTCACCAAGAACCACGGCGCCGCGTACACCTGGGCCGCCAACGTCGTGCACGCCGCGGGCTTGGCCAGCTTCAAGGCCCGGGCGCGCGTGCAACGCAAGGCGGACACGGACCCCGTGCACTTCCTGCGGGACTTCGTGCGCTACAACTTCGTGGAGCGCCCACCGCGATGA
- a CDS encoding ATP-binding protein: MRRLGDYHAPVTTYRPRLISRALSEDLATFPVAVLTGARQVGKSTLTRESDAFAERPYLTLDDLGVRQQAADAPEDLLLRYAAMTLDEVQREPDLLLAVKALVDRDRPRRRGRFLLTGSANLLLMGAVGDSLAGRAAYRTLHPLTRREQLGLGCAGQWRALLEEPVERWPTLLADDATPAEDWTALARRGGFPVPALELSSAARRGTWFEGYVRTYLERDLRDLAQVQSLPDFRRLMRAAALRLGGLLNQAELGRDIGLPASTVQRHIGLLETSHLVFRLEPYAVNRTKRLIKAPKLYWADTGLALHLSGAEPGGVHLENLIVGDLVAWADAQPGPRPAILYWRTASGQEVDAVIEDRGRLLGVEVKAGAHPTANDARHLRAFRDEYGDDVAGCLLLHTGDATFRMERGIVAAPWWRVI, from the coding sequence ATGCGCCGTCTGGGCGACTATCATGCGCCTGTGACCACCTACCGGCCCCGACTGATCAGCCGCGCCCTCTCGGAGGATCTGGCCACGTTTCCCGTGGCCGTCCTCACGGGTGCGCGACAGGTCGGCAAGAGCACGCTCACGCGCGAGAGCGACGCGTTCGCCGAGCGGCCCTACCTGACCTTGGACGACCTCGGCGTGCGCCAGCAAGCGGCGGACGCGCCCGAGGACCTGCTGCTGCGGTACGCGGCCATGACCCTCGACGAGGTGCAGCGCGAGCCGGACCTGTTGCTGGCCGTGAAGGCGCTGGTGGACCGCGACCGGCCGCGGCGTCGGGGGCGCTTCCTGCTCACCGGGTCGGCCAACCTCCTGCTGATGGGGGCCGTGGGCGACTCCTTGGCGGGGCGCGCCGCCTACCGGACCCTGCACCCGCTCACGCGGCGCGAGCAGCTGGGCCTCGGCTGTGCGGGCCAGTGGCGGGCGCTGCTGGAGGAACCCGTCGAGCGGTGGCCGACGCTCCTTGCAGACGACGCGACGCCAGCGGAGGACTGGACCGCGCTCGCCCGTCGCGGCGGTTTCCCCGTGCCGGCGCTCGAGCTGTCGTCGGCTGCGCGCCGCGGGACGTGGTTCGAAGGGTATGTGCGCACCTACCTCGAGCGCGACCTGCGCGACCTGGCCCAGGTGCAGTCGCTGCCCGACTTCCGGCGCCTGATGCGTGCCGCGGCGCTGCGCCTCGGCGGGCTACTGAACCAGGCGGAGCTGGGGCGAGACATCGGGCTCCCGGCCTCGACCGTACAGCGTCACATCGGTCTGCTCGAGACGTCCCACCTCGTCTTTCGCCTCGAGCCATACGCCGTGAACCGCACCAAGCGGTTGATCAAGGCTCCCAAGCTGTACTGGGCCGACACGGGGCTGGCGCTGCACCTCAGCGGCGCCGAGCCGGGCGGGGTGCACCTCGAGAACCTGATCGTCGGTGACCTCGTGGCGTGGGCCGACGCTCAGCCTGGCCCGCGGCCCGCGATCCTCTACTGGCGCACTGCGTCGGGCCAAGAGGTGGACGCCGTGATCGAAGACCGAGGGCGCCTGCTGGGCGTGGAGGTCAAGGCAGGCGCCCACCCGACAGCGAACGATGCGCGCCACCTGCGCGCGTTCCGCGACGAGTACGGTGACGACGTGGCCGGTTGCCTGCTGCTGCACACGGGCGACGCCACGTTCCGCATGGAGCGTGGCATCGTCGCCGCGCCTTGGTGGCGTGTGATCTGA
- a CDS encoding TrkA family potassium uptake protein, which yields MSKQTVVIGLGQFGMALARALAKNGGEVLAVDVNPAHIHDIASHVADAVLMDAMDEEALAALAPATRDTCVCAIGDDNREGSIIVTALLKQLGAKHIVARATDDLHARILKLVGADEVINPERSYGERLAVRLAWRNVLNVMPLGGDLVLTELVAPESFWGRTLAELALPKRFLVTVSAVRRERQSVVHASIPDPQEPLQQGDILMLVSTEAAARKLTERS from the coding sequence ATGTCCAAGCAAACGGTAGTCATCGGTCTCGGTCAGTTCGGCATGGCGCTGGCGCGCGCGCTCGCCAAGAACGGCGGCGAGGTGCTGGCGGTGGACGTGAACCCCGCGCACATCCACGACATCGCCTCGCACGTGGCGGACGCGGTGCTGATGGACGCCATGGACGAAGAAGCGCTCGCCGCGCTGGCGCCGGCCACGCGCGACACGTGCGTGTGCGCGATCGGCGACGACAATCGGGAGGGCAGCATCATCGTCACGGCGCTGCTGAAGCAGCTGGGGGCCAAGCACATCGTGGCGCGCGCCACCGACGACCTGCACGCGCGCATCCTCAAGCTGGTGGGCGCCGACGAGGTCATCAACCCCGAGCGCAGCTACGGCGAGCGGCTGGCCGTGCGCCTGGCGTGGCGCAACGTGCTGAACGTGATGCCGCTGGGGGGCGACCTGGTGCTCACCGAGCTGGTGGCGCCCGAGTCCTTCTGGGGCCGCACGCTGGCCGAGCTGGCGCTGCCAAAGCGCTTCTTGGTGACCGTCTCGGCCGTGCGACGCGAGCGACAGAGCGTGGTGCACGCCAGCATCCCGGACCCACAGGAGCCCCTGCAGCAGGGCGACATCCTGATGCTGGTCAGCACCGAGGCGGCAGCGCGCAAGCTCACGGAGCGCAGCTGA